Proteins encoded in a region of the Bacillus methanolicus genome:
- the motA gene encoding flagellar motor stator protein MotA, which translates to MDKTTLIGLILGIAAVGVGIVLKGVSPNSLINPAAILIIIGGTAGAVTIAFPSSEIKRVPKLFGVLFKEQQYMQPSELIKLFSDWAQIARKEGLLALEVKTNEIEDPFLRNGLSLAVDGQSADYIRDVLTEEIEAMEERHLTGAAIFTQAGTYAPTLGVLGAVVGLIAALSNMENTNELGHAISGAFVATLLGIFTGYVLWHPFANKLKRKSKQEAKIKYMMIEGILSILEGESPRVIEQKLASYLPAGERKAFLEESSVKKDE; encoded by the coding sequence ATGGATAAAACTACATTAATCGGATTGATATTAGGTATTGCAGCAGTTGGAGTTGGGATCGTTTTAAAAGGTGTAAGCCCTAATTCTCTTATTAATCCAGCAGCAATTTTGATTATCATTGGCGGAACGGCTGGGGCTGTAACGATCGCTTTTCCCAGCAGTGAGATAAAAAGAGTGCCGAAATTGTTTGGCGTTCTTTTTAAAGAGCAACAGTATATGCAGCCATCCGAGCTGATCAAGCTGTTTTCTGACTGGGCCCAAATTGCCCGGAAAGAAGGGCTGCTTGCTTTAGAGGTAAAGACGAATGAAATCGAAGATCCATTTTTAAGAAATGGTCTTTCACTTGCAGTGGACGGGCAAAGCGCAGACTACATTCGGGATGTGCTTACGGAAGAAATTGAGGCAATGGAAGAAAGGCACCTTACCGGCGCAGCCATTTTTACACAGGCGGGGACGTATGCTCCTACACTTGGGGTGTTAGGGGCAGTTGTCGGGCTGATTGCAGCTTTAAGCAATATGGAAAATACGAACGAATTGGGACATGCGATCAGTGGTGCTTTCGTCGCCACCCTTTTAGGAATTTTTACAGGATACGTTTTATGGCATCCTTTTGCTAATAAGCTGAAACGAAAATCAAAGCAGGAAGCAAAAATAAAATACATGATGATTGAAGGTATTTTGTCCATTCTAGAAGGCGAGTCGCCAAGAGTTATTGAACAAAAACTTGCATCTTACCTTCCGGCTGGAGAACGAAAGGCATTTCTCGAGGAAAGCAGTGTGAAGAAAGATGAGTAA
- a CDS encoding YtxH domain-containing protein, which translates to MGNSKFFWKSVLFGAIAGGALSLLNRETRHAVMNDCKKTAKNISYIVKHPDEVVDQLKQVSSKVRATVKEVSEDVSYITEKVAELREVTPQVAEMVKDTKEAFNKNGQS; encoded by the coding sequence ATGGGAAATTCTAAATTTTTTTGGAAAAGCGTTTTATTCGGTGCAATTGCCGGGGGAGCTTTAAGTCTGCTAAATAGAGAAACGCGCCATGCGGTAATGAATGATTGCAAAAAAACAGCAAAAAATATTTCTTATATAGTAAAACATCCAGACGAAGTGGTTGATCAATTAAAACAAGTTTCAAGCAAGGTCCGCGCTACTGTAAAGGAAGTTAGCGAGGACGTTTCTTACATAACTGAAAAAGTTGCAGAACTTCGCGAAGTAACTCCGCAAGTAGCCGAAATGGTGAAGGATACGAAAGAAGCATTCAATAAAAATGGACAATCTTAA
- a CDS encoding LexA family protein produces MYYLEEKRITMAEKIQKREEEILNIIKEYWAKHKYSPTIREIVKKSNINSTSTVMRYLYRLKEKRLIDWHPKMPRTLHIKEKTPC; encoded by the coding sequence ATGTATTACTTAGAGGAAAAAAGAATAACTATGGCAGAAAAGATTCAAAAACGCGAAGAGGAAATTTTGAACATAATTAAGGAGTACTGGGCGAAACACAAATATTCTCCTACAATTCGAGAAATCGTAAAAAAATCTAATATTAACTCTACTAGTACAGTCATGAGATATCTTTATCGTTTAAAAGAAAAAAGATTAATCGATTGGCATCCGAAAATGCCCCGAACATTACATATTAAAGAAAAGACCCCTTGTTAG
- the motB gene encoding flagellar motor protein MotB, giving the protein MSKRKKKHDHEDHIDETWLIPYSDLLTLLLALFIVLFSMSSVDAQKFQILSKAFNDIFTGGTGVTEFQSPMPEGQMESPDERKKDQEKVENQSAQNVDKQELKKIENKITAYVKETHLTNKLNTSLNDEGLLVTIRDNVLFDSGSAEVRPEDVKIAKEIAELLVIDPPRNIIISGHTDNVPIHTANFESNWELSVMRAVNFMKIMLENDKLDPRWISAKGYGEYKPVASNKTEEGRAKNRRVEILILPRTGG; this is encoded by the coding sequence ATGAGTAAGCGCAAAAAGAAGCATGATCATGAAGATCACATCGATGAAACCTGGCTCATTCCTTATTCCGATCTCCTTACATTGTTATTGGCTTTGTTTATCGTATTGTTTTCAATGAGCTCTGTCGATGCCCAAAAATTTCAGATATTATCAAAGGCTTTCAATGATATTTTTACCGGCGGTACGGGAGTTACCGAGTTTCAGAGCCCTATGCCTGAAGGGCAAATGGAATCACCTGATGAACGAAAAAAAGACCAGGAGAAAGTTGAGAATCAAAGTGCACAAAATGTAGATAAACAGGAACTGAAAAAAATTGAAAATAAAATAACTGCTTATGTTAAGGAAACCCATCTAACGAACAAGCTCAATACTTCACTAAACGATGAAGGACTGCTTGTAACAATTCGTGACAATGTCTTATTTGATTCAGGAAGTGCCGAGGTCAGACCGGAAGATGTGAAAATAGCAAAAGAAATCGCCGAACTTCTTGTCATTGACCCGCCGCGGAATATTATTATCAGCGGTCATACTGACAATGTTCCGATTCATACAGCCAATTTTGAATCAAACTGGGAATTGAGCGTGATGCGCGCTGTCAATTTTATGAAGATTATGCTGGAAAATGATAAGCTCGATCCCCGTTGGATCAGTGCAAAAGGTTACGGAGAATATAAGCCGGTTGCTTCGAATAAAACAGAAGAAGGAAGAGCGAAAAACAGGCGTGTGGAAATTTTAATATTGCCGCGAACCGGAGGTTAA
- the hutH gene encoding histidine ammonia-lyase, whose product MVILTGKDLTLNDIKRVILQRERAAASSESLAKTEKSHLAVNKIVQQGKIVYGINTGFGKFSDVLINDSDVKELQLNLIRSHACGVGEPFPENVSRAMLLLRANALLKGYSGIRPAIVNRLLEFIDKEIHPVIPQQGSLGASGDLAPLSHLALPIIGEGEVFYKGKRMEASEALANEGLEPMILEAKEGLALINGTQAMTAMGVIAYLEAEQLARLSEMIASMTIEGLNGIIDAFEEEIHLARGYQQQIETARRIRTYLRGSMLTTKQGDLRVQDAYSLRCIPQVHGASWQALDYVKEKLEIEINAATDNPLIFNDGDKVISGGNFHGQPIALAMDFMKIAVAELANISERRIERLVNPQLNDLPPFLSPKPGLQSGAMIMQYCAASLVSENKILAHPASVDSIPSSANQEDHVSMGTIAARHAYQIVQNVRRVLAIELICAMEAVKHRGIEKMAEFTKQFYQQARQIVPAIEKDRIFSNDIERASKWLSELTL is encoded by the coding sequence ATGGTTATTTTAACAGGGAAGGATTTGACTTTAAATGATATAAAAAGAGTCATTTTACAACGGGAAAGGGCCGCTGCTTCCTCCGAAAGTTTGGCAAAGACAGAGAAAAGCCATCTTGCAGTAAACAAAATTGTTCAACAAGGAAAAATTGTCTACGGAATAAACACTGGATTTGGAAAATTCAGCGATGTGTTGATTAATGATTCCGATGTAAAAGAATTGCAGTTAAACTTAATCAGATCTCATGCCTGCGGAGTAGGGGAGCCGTTTCCTGAAAATGTTTCAAGAGCTATGTTGCTTCTGCGTGCAAATGCTCTGTTAAAAGGTTATTCGGGAATCAGACCGGCAATTGTGAACCGGTTATTGGAATTTATCGATAAAGAAATCCATCCGGTTATTCCCCAGCAAGGATCTTTAGGGGCGAGCGGTGATCTGGCACCGCTGTCGCACCTTGCACTTCCCATCATTGGGGAAGGAGAAGTATTTTATAAGGGAAAAAGAATGGAGGCAAGCGAAGCGCTGGCAAACGAAGGATTAGAACCGATGATCCTGGAAGCGAAAGAAGGACTGGCGCTAATTAATGGTACGCAAGCGATGACAGCTATGGGAGTAATTGCTTATTTAGAGGCTGAACAGCTTGCCCGTTTAAGCGAAATGATTGCTTCGATGACCATAGAAGGCCTAAATGGCATTATAGATGCTTTTGAAGAAGAAATTCATCTTGCACGCGGATATCAGCAGCAAATTGAAACCGCAAGAAGAATAAGGACTTATTTAAGAGGAAGCATGTTGACAACGAAACAGGGAGATCTTCGTGTCCAGGATGCTTACTCTCTACGATGCATCCCCCAGGTTCACGGAGCTTCATGGCAAGCGTTGGATTATGTAAAAGAAAAACTTGAAATCGAAATAAACGCGGCAACCGATAATCCGCTAATATTTAATGACGGAGATAAAGTAATTTCCGGGGGGAATTTCCACGGACAGCCAATTGCACTTGCGATGGATTTTATGAAAATTGCTGTCGCTGAACTGGCAAATATTTCAGAACGGCGAATCGAAAGGCTGGTCAATCCGCAGTTGAATGACTTGCCGCCATTTCTTAGCCCGAAGCCGGGGCTGCAATCAGGAGCGATGATTATGCAATATTGTGCAGCTTCTCTAGTGTCTGAAAATAAAATACTCGCACATCCGGCCAGTGTTGATTCCATTCCATCTTCTGCAAACCAGGAGGACCATGTCAGTATGGGAACTATCGCTGCCAGACATGCATACCAAATCGTGCAAAACGTCAGAAGAGTGCTTGCCATCGAATTGATTTGTGCAATGGAGGCAGTGAAGCATAGAGGAATTGAAAAAATGGCGGAGTTTACGAAGCAGTTTTATCAGCAAGCTAGACAAATTGTTCCTGCCATTGAAAAAGACCGAATCTTTTCAAATGACATTGAACGTGCATCTAAATGGCTTAGTGAGCTTACTTTGTAA
- a CDS encoding helix-turn-helix domain-containing protein gives MFGFSKPRSKFGKWLDRRGIQQNEVANKSGLGRTTISNMASDKEYKPKFSTFAKLQKGLKKMGFNIEYHDFWM, from the coding sequence ATGTTTGGTTTTAGTAAACCGCGGAGTAAATTCGGGAAATGGTTAGATCGAAGGGGAATTCAACAAAATGAGGTGGCGAATAAGTCAGGATTGGGGCGAACGACGATTTCAAACATGGCGAGTGATAAAGAATACAAACCAAAATTCTCCACATTTGCAAAACTACAAAAAGGTCTTAAGAAAATGGGTTTTAATATTGAATACCATGATTTTTGGATGTGA
- the map gene encoding type I methionyl aminopeptidase encodes MIVLKSPREIEMMKKSGEILAACHKELAKMIKPGITTWEIENFVDQFLKENGAVPEQKGYKGYQFATCASINDEVCHGFPRKDPLKEGDIVTIDMVVNYNGALADSAWTYAVGNVSPKTEKLLEVTKEALYKGIEQAQIGNRIGDIGHAIQTYVESEGFSVVRDFIGHGIGAVIHEKPDVPHFGLPGKGPRIKEGMVFTIEPMVNEGTYHTQMDGNGWTARTTDGKNSAQYEHTIAITKDGPIILTDQDSIS; translated from the coding sequence ATGATTGTCTTAAAATCACCGCGGGAAATCGAAATGATGAAAAAGTCGGGAGAAATTCTCGCAGCTTGTCATAAAGAATTGGCAAAAATGATAAAACCGGGAATAACCACATGGGAAATTGAAAATTTTGTTGATCAGTTTTTAAAAGAAAATGGTGCCGTACCGGAACAAAAAGGATATAAAGGATACCAATTTGCAACATGCGCAAGCATTAACGATGAGGTTTGCCATGGATTTCCCCGAAAAGATCCTTTAAAGGAAGGGGATATTGTGACCATTGATATGGTTGTAAACTATAATGGAGCCTTGGCTGATTCAGCATGGACGTATGCTGTAGGGAACGTTTCACCGAAAACAGAAAAGCTTTTGGAAGTTACGAAAGAAGCTCTTTATAAAGGAATAGAACAAGCACAAATTGGGAACCGGATTGGTGATATCGGCCACGCTATTCAAACATATGTAGAAAGTGAAGGTTTTTCTGTTGTCCGTGATTTTATTGGTCATGGTATAGGAGCGGTTATTCATGAAAAACCTGATGTTCCTCATTTTGGATTGCCGGGAAAAGGACCGCGCATTAAAGAAGGGATGGTTTTCACAATCGAACCGATGGTGAATGAAGGCACCTATCATACACAAATGGATGGAAACGGCTGGACAGCACGAACAACAGACGGAAAAAACTCTGCACAATACGAACACACGATAGCGATTACAAAAGATGGGCCGATCATTTTAACAGACCAAGACTCGATTTCATAA
- a CDS encoding YihY/virulence factor BrkB family protein: MGQKNSAFIRQLWMRIQGNDVPGLAAQLAYFFLLSLFPLLIFFVTLLPYLPITEDDLLRFVEDFAPPQTMALIESNINQIMSKNGKLLSFGIIAAFWSASNGLDAIVKAFNNAYEVKESRPFVVARGMAILLTVGMIIVIIVALLLPVFGRQIGLFLFSEFGLSSEFLVTWNAIRWFISSIILFVIFTVLYWIAPNKKLTCISAVPGALFATVGWVLTSLAFSYYVSNFGNYSSTYGSIGAVIVLMIWFYLTGFIIIIGGEINAIFSRKKEGC; encoded by the coding sequence ATGGGACAAAAAAATTCGGCATTTATTAGACAATTATGGATGAGAATTCAAGGAAATGATGTTCCAGGGCTGGCTGCACAGCTGGCTTATTTTTTCTTGCTCTCTTTATTTCCGCTATTGATTTTCTTTGTAACCCTTTTGCCGTATTTGCCAATCACCGAGGACGATTTGCTAAGGTTTGTAGAAGATTTTGCTCCCCCACAAACGATGGCGTTAATTGAATCAAATATTAATCAAATCATGAGCAAGAATGGAAAGCTTCTTTCTTTTGGAATTATTGCCGCTTTCTGGTCCGCATCCAATGGACTGGATGCCATCGTCAAAGCTTTCAATAATGCATATGAAGTTAAGGAAAGCCGGCCGTTTGTAGTTGCTAGAGGAATGGCCATCTTATTGACAGTAGGAATGATCATAGTTATTATTGTTGCATTACTTTTGCCGGTGTTTGGCAGACAAATCGGTTTATTCTTATTCTCTGAATTTGGTTTATCAAGCGAGTTCCTTGTAACATGGAATGCGATTCGCTGGTTCATCAGCTCTATCATCCTTTTTGTAATTTTTACCGTGCTATATTGGATTGCCCCTAACAAAAAATTAACGTGCATTAGTGCGGTTCCCGGTGCGTTGTTTGCAACTGTCGGCTGGGTATTGACATCGCTTGCTTTTTCATATTATGTAAGCAATTTCGGGAATTACTCTTCTACTTATGGAAGCATTGGAGCGGTCATTGTCTTAATGATTTGGTTTTATTTAACGGGCTTTATTATCATCATTGGCGGAGAGATTAATGCCATATTCAGCAGGAAAAAAGAAGGATGTTAG
- a CDS encoding heavy metal-binding domain-containing protein has translation MILTTTPTLQGKEIERYIGIVSGEAILLRS, from the coding sequence ATGATTCTTACAACAACCCCAACTTTGCAGGGCAAGGAAATTGAGCGCTACATTGGAATTGTATCAGGAGAAGCGATCCTATTAAGAAGCTAA
- a CDS encoding heavy metal translocating P-type ATPase: MNAEAKILATRQTEHNENFIKKIKPHAELIAAIFSGFLIAAGWTFEKIGMESASVAAFLLAFLIGGFAKAKEGIEETIENKELNVEMLMIFAAIGSAIIGYWTEGAILIFIFAVSGALETYTLNKSRKEISSLMELQPEEALRLNNGMEERVHVSQLKIGDIILVKPGERVPSDGRISKGQTTIDEAAITGESIPVAKTEGDDVFAGTVNLNGSITIEITKPNSETLFQKIIQLVQNAQSEKSPSQLFIEKFEGTYVKIVLAVVVLMMFLPYYVLGWSWNETFYRAMILLVVASPCALVASIMPATLSAISNGARHGILFKGGVHLENLSHLKAIAFDKTGTLTKGKPEVTNVITKEGISRNEILLAVGAIEKHSNHPLAHAIVNYVNDQLDEKLPEPEKIEDVPGWGIKAFINDEEWKVGKAEFVGKGFAEQFADGAANLLADEGKTIVFVQRGKEIVAMIALKDVVREETKSAIESLKTKGIYTIMLTGDSKKTANAIAKECHVNDFVAECLPEKKVEELKKLKKQFGNVAMVGDGINDAPALATANVGIAMGEGTDVALETADIVLMKNDLPRIAEAINLSHRMNRIVKQNVVFSISVIMLLIASNFLQLVDLPFGVIGHEGSTILVILNSLRLLK; encoded by the coding sequence ATGAATGCTGAAGCAAAAATACTAGCAACCAGACAAACAGAACATAATGAAAATTTCATTAAAAAAATAAAACCCCATGCCGAGTTAATTGCAGCCATATTTAGCGGGTTTTTGATTGCAGCAGGGTGGACGTTTGAAAAAATCGGTATGGAAAGCGCTTCTGTTGCGGCATTTTTGCTAGCTTTTCTTATCGGCGGATTTGCCAAAGCTAAAGAGGGAATTGAGGAAACCATTGAAAATAAAGAATTAAATGTGGAAATGTTAATGATTTTTGCCGCTATCGGTTCTGCGATTATTGGTTATTGGACTGAGGGAGCGATTCTAATTTTTATCTTTGCGGTGAGCGGTGCCCTTGAAACATATACTCTTAATAAAAGCCGGAAAGAAATTTCCTCCTTAATGGAGCTTCAGCCCGAAGAAGCTTTAAGGCTCAATAACGGGATGGAAGAAAGAGTCCATGTCTCACAGTTAAAAATCGGCGATATCATCCTTGTCAAACCTGGTGAAAGAGTGCCTTCAGACGGGCGAATTTCAAAAGGACAGACAACAATTGATGAAGCTGCGATTACCGGAGAATCCATTCCGGTTGCAAAAACAGAAGGCGACGATGTTTTTGCAGGAACGGTCAATTTAAACGGATCGATTACAATTGAAATCACAAAGCCGAACAGCGAAACTCTGTTTCAAAAAATCATACAGCTTGTTCAAAATGCCCAAAGTGAAAAATCTCCTTCCCAGCTTTTTATTGAAAAGTTTGAAGGAACGTATGTAAAAATTGTGTTAGCTGTCGTTGTCTTAATGATGTTTTTGCCCTATTATGTATTGGGATGGAGCTGGAACGAAACATTTTATCGCGCCATGATCCTTCTTGTCGTGGCCTCACCTTGTGCACTCGTTGCTTCGATCATGCCTGCCACTTTATCTGCGATTTCAAACGGTGCAAGGCACGGAATTTTGTTTAAAGGCGGGGTCCATCTTGAAAACTTAAGCCATTTAAAAGCAATCGCATTTGATAAAACCGGAACTTTAACAAAAGGAAAACCGGAAGTAACAAACGTGATAACGAAAGAAGGCATAAGCAGGAATGAGATTTTATTAGCAGTCGGGGCTATTGAAAAGCATTCCAACCATCCCCTCGCCCATGCAATTGTAAACTATGTAAATGACCAGCTTGACGAGAAACTCCCAGAACCTGAAAAAATTGAAGACGTGCCGGGATGGGGAATTAAGGCGTTTATTAATGACGAGGAATGGAAAGTCGGGAAAGCAGAATTTGTGGGGAAAGGTTTTGCAGAACAGTTTGCTGATGGAGCTGCCAATTTACTTGCTGATGAAGGAAAAACAATTGTGTTTGTTCAAAGAGGCAAAGAAATTGTCGCCATGATTGCCCTCAAAGACGTAGTCAGGGAGGAAACAAAATCAGCAATTGAAAGCTTAAAAACAAAAGGAATTTATACGATTATGCTGACGGGAGACAGTAAAAAAACAGCAAATGCAATAGCAAAAGAATGCCATGTTAATGACTTTGTTGCGGAATGTTTGCCGGAAAAAAAGGTTGAAGAACTCAAAAAATTAAAGAAACAGTTTGGCAATGTTGCTATGGTGGGAGATGGTATCAATGACGCTCCTGCACTTGCAACAGCTAACGTCGGAATTGCGATGGGAGAAGGAACAGATGTAGCGCTTGAAACAGCCGATATTGTATTAATGAAAAACGATCTCCCAAGAATCGCAGAAGCTATAAACCTTTCCCATAGGATGAACCGTATTGTGAAACAAAATGTTGTGTTCTCAATTAGTGTCATTATGCTTTTAATTGCGTCTAACTTTTTGCAGCTTGTCGATCTTCCTTTCGGTGTAATCGGCCATGAAGGAAGTACGATATTAGTCATTTTAAACAGCTTACGATTATTAAAATAA
- a CDS encoding AP2 domain-containing protein, translated as MVKRVDSKRIDLTGQQFGDLVVVRLSDKRGNNNTLLWECRCACGNTIFVTGASLRAGHYKSCGCKRASKRDVGVKRHINQDRLNGTRKTALKAKLHKHNKSGHKGVSWMESRQKWRAYIGFKGEQITLGYFDSKEDAIKARIEAEKKYFKPILEDSNNEDD; from the coding sequence GTGGTTAAACGAGTCGACTCAAAAAGGATTGATCTAACAGGACAACAATTTGGTGATCTTGTTGTCGTTAGATTAAGTGATAAACGCGGCAACAATAACACACTCTTATGGGAGTGTCGGTGCGCTTGTGGGAACACAATTTTTGTAACAGGGGCGTCGCTACGGGCAGGTCATTACAAGAGTTGCGGTTGTAAACGAGCTAGTAAAAGAGATGTTGGGGTTAAACGTCATATAAATCAAGATCGTTTGAACGGGACAAGAAAAACAGCGTTAAAAGCTAAACTACACAAACATAATAAAAGTGGGCATAAAGGCGTAAGTTGGATGGAGAGTCGCCAAAAATGGCGCGCTTACATCGGTTTTAAAGGAGAACAGATCACACTTGGATACTTTGATAGCAAAGAAGATGCTATAAAAGCAAGAATAGAAGCCGAAAAAAAATACTTTAAGCCCATATTGGAGGATAGCAACAATGAAGATGACTAA
- a CDS encoding DnaJ family domain-containing protein, with protein sequence MDFSYLLSEDRIRKAYENGEFDNLPGYGKPLKLDDLSSVPEELRMAYRLLKNAGYSPEENRLKQEMMTIEDLLKSCDDQVEKERLQKKLNEKMLRFNSLMSKRGVKTNSSIFKNYGSKINSKFS encoded by the coding sequence GTGGATTTTTCATATCTTTTGTCAGAAGACAGAATCCGTAAAGCTTATGAGAATGGCGAATTTGATAACTTGCCCGGATACGGAAAACCCCTAAAGCTTGATGATTTATCGTCAGTACCCGAAGAATTGCGGATGGCTTATCGGCTTCTTAAAAATGCAGGCTATTCTCCAGAGGAAAACCGCTTAAAACAAGAAATGATGACAATCGAAGACTTGTTGAAAAGCTGTGATGACCAAGTGGAAAAAGAAAGGCTTCAAAAGAAGCTAAATGAAAAAATGCTTCGCTTCAACAGCTTAATGTCAAAACGGGGAGTAAAAACCAATTCAAGCATCTTTAAAAATTACGGCAGTAAAATTAATAGCAAATTCAGCTAA
- a CDS encoding DUF3800 domain-containing protein: MGDKVILNFDESGNMGTKGKYFTIACIESKNIKPLSNVMKKTVLKTKKTFAEYQNCREIKAKDSYPAIKDYFLRKIASKDINIRYIVADLEHVKQELKDDENLLYNYMLQFLIVPVAKQSSVSSLVINLDKRTIKVKSTNSFADYIKIKLNYELGCNVSVEVNYIESHNSYAIQAADFVANAINTKYEFGKNYYYDLISNKVVQRELFPYKNFGQNKVVSF, from the coding sequence ATGGGTGATAAAGTGATATTGAACTTTGATGAGTCTGGAAATATGGGAACAAAAGGAAAATATTTCACAATTGCTTGTATAGAATCAAAAAATATAAAACCATTATCAAATGTAATGAAAAAAACAGTTTTAAAAACTAAAAAGACCTTTGCTGAATACCAAAATTGCAGGGAAATTAAGGCTAAAGATTCTTATCCAGCGATCAAAGACTATTTTCTAAGAAAAATCGCTTCTAAAGATATAAACATTAGATATATTGTTGCAGATCTTGAGCATGTAAAACAAGAATTAAAAGATGATGAAAATCTTTTGTATAATTACATGTTACAATTTTTAATTGTTCCAGTTGCAAAACAATCATCTGTTTCCAGCTTGGTAATTAATCTAGACAAAAGAACTATAAAAGTTAAATCAACAAACTCGTTTGCTGACTATATAAAAATAAAGCTTAATTATGAGCTGGGTTGCAATGTTAGTGTTGAGGTAAATTACATAGAATCGCATAACTCATATGCAATACAAGCAGCAGATTTTGTGGCAAATGCAATTAATACTAAATATGAGTTTGGAAAAAATTATTACTATGATTTAATAAGTAATAAAGTCGTTCAGAGAGAGTTATTTCCTTACAAGAATTTTGGTCAGAATAAAGTAGTGAGTTTTTAA
- a CDS encoding helix-turn-helix domain-containing protein produces MKYYEGFDIVANHHFEAAGYTDTRKCLFWLGVILRVHDFEKGSAFEKPALDKLYGPNWKNGFSVLMLFQRFAQDVPEMLVQKFMSAYSEEVEKVDTEEKYFHINGGYSFYGAFVHSGKTATAFTWMTAREAEKRWDLKPGTIRHSCKYGPLVKYAEQKLARKSEGTWIVSDVAMKEVYGEPKV; encoded by the coding sequence ATGAAATACTACGAAGGCTTCGACATAGTAGCCAATCATCACTTTGAAGCAGCAGGCTATACGGATACTCGGAAGTGTTTGTTTTGGCTCGGTGTGATCTTGCGTGTTCATGATTTTGAGAAAGGATCAGCTTTCGAAAAACCGGCTCTTGACAAACTATACGGACCAAATTGGAAAAACGGATTCAGCGTTCTCATGTTGTTTCAACGTTTTGCGCAAGATGTTCCAGAGATGCTTGTTCAAAAATTCATGTCCGCATACTCCGAAGAAGTCGAAAAAGTCGATACGGAAGAAAAATACTTTCACATCAACGGAGGATATTCTTTCTATGGAGCGTTTGTTCACTCGGGGAAAACAGCAACTGCCTTCACTTGGATGACAGCTCGTGAGGCGGAAAAAAGATGGGATTTGAAACCAGGAACAATCCGTCATTCTTGCAAATATGGGCCTCTCGTGAAATATGCTGAACAAAAACTTGCACGGAAGTCAGAAGGAACATGGATTGTATCGGATGTGGCCATGAAAGAAGTATATGGAGAACCAAAGGTATAA
- a CDS encoding DUF1128 domain-containing protein yields the protein MDLSQKSAENVEYMIERIKEKLKVLNFGAIKPTHFNEEMYEELKEIYEMVMKKNTFSPSEMQALAEELGSLRKK from the coding sequence GTGGACCTTTCGCAAAAATCAGCTGAAAACGTCGAATATATGATTGAAAGAATAAAGGAAAAATTAAAAGTATTAAATTTTGGTGCAATTAAACCAACTCATTTTAATGAAGAAATGTATGAAGAATTAAAAGAAATTTACGAAATGGTCATGAAAAAAAACACTTTTAGCCCGAGTGAGATGCAGGCGCTTGCTGAGGAATTAGGAAGTTTGAGAAAAAAATAA